A portion of the Haliaeetus albicilla chromosome 5, bHalAlb1.1, whole genome shotgun sequence genome contains these proteins:
- the PSMA3 gene encoding proteasome subunit alpha type-3, translated as MSSIGTGYDLSASTFSPDGRVFQVEYAMKAVENSSTAIGIRCKDGVVFGVEKLVLSKLYEEGSNKRLFNVDRHVGMAVAGLLADARSLADIAREEASNFRSNYGYDIPLKHLADRVAMYVHAYTLYSAVRPFGCSFMLGSYDDDDGAQLYMIDPSGVSYGYWGCAIGKARQAAKTEIEKLQMKEMTCRDVVKEVAKIIYIVHDEVKDKAFELELSWVGEITNGKHEIVPKDIREEAEKYAKESLKEEDESDDDNM; from the exons atgagCTCCATCGGTACCGGG tacGACCTGTCAGCTTCCACGTTTTCTCCAGATGGCAGAGTATTTCAAGTTGAATATGCTATGAAAGCTGTGGAGAATAGTAG TACAGCAATTGGGATAAGATGCAAAGATGGTGTTGTCTTTGGAGTAGAAAAACTAGTTTTGTCCAAGCTTTATGAAGAGGGTTCCAATAAACGTCTCTTCAATGTCGATCGACATGTTGGAATG GCAGTAGCAGGACTTCTGGCAGATGCTCGTTCTTTGGCAGACATAGCTAGAGAAGAGGCTTCTAACTTTAGATCCAACTATGGCTATGATATTCCACTGAAG CATCTTGCGGACAGAGTGGCtatgtatgtgcatgcatacaCACTATACAGTGCTGTCAGACCTTTTGGTTGCAG TTTCATGTTGGGGTcctatgatgatgatgatggtgcACAACTGTACATGATTGATCCATCAGGAGTTTCATAC ggttATTGGGGGTGTGCCATTGGTAAAGCCAGGCAGGCTGCAAAAACAGAGATAGAAAAGCTTCAG ATGAAGGAAATGACCTGCCGTGATGTTGTTAAAGAGGTTGCGAAAAT AATCTACATAGTTCATGATGAAGTAAAGGATAAAGCTTTTGAGCTGGAACTCAGCTGGGTTGGAGAAA TAACCAATGGAAAACATGAAATTGTTCCCAAAGACATcagggaagaagcagagaaatatGCCAAG gaatcTTTGAAAGAGGAAGATGAATCAGACGATGACAATATGTAA